ATAATCTAATTATATATATCAATGTTTTCATAGCTTTATATATAATTATTTAATACCAAAACTTAATAGGAGTATAGAAATTATAAAAAATCATATTTTTTATCAAATTTAAAGATATTTATGATAAAATATATACAAGGTTTCTATAATAAGTATAAGGTGAGTAAATATGAACACCAAAAATTTTACTATGCAAAAAAATGCAAAAATAATAATATCTGCTCTAAAAAATCATTCTTACGATGCGTATATAGTAGGCGGTTATCTTAGAGATATGATGTTAGGCAAAAGGGTAAATGACATAGATATAGCTACAGACGCCCTGCCGGACGAAGTTACAAAAATATTTAAAGATAAATATATAGTAGCCCATACAGGCATAAAATACGGTACTGTAACTGTAATAATTGATAATGTTCCAATAGAAATAACAACATATCGTAGTGAAAGCGGTTATTTAGACGGCAGACACCCTCAAAAAATAAATTTTGAAAAAGATATAAAATATGATTTGTCAAGGCGAGATTTTACAATAAATGCTATGGCTTATAATGACGATAGAGGTCTAATAGATATTTTTAACTCAAAATTCGACTTAGAAAATAAGATTATAAGATGTGTAGGAAATCCGAGGAAACGATTTAAAGAAGATAAATTGAGAATATTGAGAGCTATACGATTCGCATCTCAGCTTAATTTTGAAATAGAACAAAATACTTTTGATGCAATAAAATTATTATCACACACAATAAATGATATCTCCATTGAACGTATAAATGCAGAGCTTACAAAAATGCTTCTCACAGAAAAACCGTCAAAAGCTTTTATATTAATGCACAAAACAGATTTATTAAAATATATTTTGCCTGTTATAGACGATATGTACGGATATGACCAACAAAATCCATACCATAAATATGATTTATTCTTTCACACAATGAGCGTACTCGATAACATAAAAAATGATATAATTTTA
This window of the Peptoanaerobacter stomatis genome carries:
- a CDS encoding CCA tRNA nucleotidyltransferase, translated to MNTKNFTMQKNAKIIISALKNHSYDAYIVGGYLRDMMLGKRVNDIDIATDALPDEVTKIFKDKYIVAHTGIKYGTVTVIIDNVPIEITTYRSESGYLDGRHPQKINFEKDIKYDLSRRDFTINAMAYNDDRGLIDIFNSKFDLENKIIRCVGNPRKRFKEDKLRILRAIRFASQLNFEIEQNTFDAIKLLSHTINDISIERINAELTKMLLTEKPSKAFILMHKTDLLKYILPVIDDMYGYDQQNPYHKYDLFFHTMSVLDNIKNDIILRLSALFHDTGKLYTRTIGENGIAHFYGHNKISKEIAVKYLKKLRYPNNIINIVSLLVEKHMIAPDTITPKGIRRLISYIGKENINYLVELQKADSMSTTIGDNDIFEKKVKQVLDEENIFTKKDLALNGHDIKKLGYTGKEIGEILNYLMEIVLDEPKLNTKEILLQKIKDMQ